From one Misgurnus anguillicaudatus chromosome 2, ASM2758022v2, whole genome shotgun sequence genomic stretch:
- the camk2n2a gene encoding calcium/calmodulin-dependent protein kinase II inhibitor 1a, whose product MSEVLPYSEGKMSGYGGDNDVSQMSFSCGLQDTNSFFGASQAKRPPKLGQIGRAKRVVIEDDRIDEVLKGMTDKASPGV is encoded by the exons ATGTCCGAGGTTCTGCCGTACAGCGAGGGGAAAATGAGCGGATACGGAGGTGACAACGATGTGAGCCAGATGTCCTTCAGCTGCGGGCTGCAGGACACCAACTCGTTTTTTGGTGCGTCGCAGGCGAAAAGACCCCCGAAACTTGGACAGATCGGAAGAGCGAAGAGAG TGGTCATCGAGGACGACCGAATAGACGAGGTGCTGAAAGGTATGACCGACAAAGCGTCACCGGGCGTTTAA